From Macrobrachium nipponense isolate FS-2020 chromosome 48, ASM1510439v2, whole genome shotgun sequence, a single genomic window includes:
- the LOC135205139 gene encoding uncharacterized protein LOC135205139, protein MKLDQATYLHSKVFEIGSVLIFVCGGEVFVSVAWGNFDHCLNINCQPLPLHSTLSLQKDLMHLPETALHCPTNEVHKNGCIKNNKSESIPEVSQRFKGKLQLNKRLSLVGAADEATSSRSADSDLRGFVAVSEAEAAGSGGEDVDDVLPAPVRSLEVLDDSCTKLTDETFKKKLTLYLSSLGGHSLGDTVHRIKKLGSNIVWSS, encoded by the exons ATGAAGTTGGACCAAGCCACCTACCTTCACTCAAAAGTATTTGAAATAGgtagtgttttaatttttgtttgtgggGGGGAGGTGTTTGTTTCGGTGGCTTGGGGGAACTTTGATCATTGTCTAAATATAAATTGTCAACCTTTACCACTACACTCAACACTGTCCTTACAGAAGGATTTGATGCATCTTCCAGAGACAGCTCTTCACTGCCCTACCAACGAAGTCCATAAAAATGGCTGTATAAAGAACAACAAATCAG AATCCATTCCAGAGGTCTCACAAAGGTTTAAGGGAAAACTCCAGTTGAACAAAAG attATCTCTAGTTGGGGCTGCAGATGAAG CCACATCTTCAAGATCTGCAGATTCAGATCTAAGAGGATTTGTAGCTGTGTCAGAGGCAGAGGCTGCAG GTTCAGGAGGGGAGGATGTGGATGATGTTTTGCCAGCCCCAGTACGCAGTTTAGAGGTGCTGGATGACTCGTGTACTAAGTTAACTGATGAAACATTCAAAAAGAAATTG ACACTGTATTTGTCATCATTAGGAGGGCATAGCCTTGGAGACACAGTTCATAGGATTAAAAAGCTTGGAAGCAATATTGTGTGGTCCTCATAA